A window from Plasmodium gaboni strain SY75 chromosome 9, whole genome shotgun sequence encodes these proteins:
- a CDS encoding hypothetical protein (conserved Plasmodium protein, unknown function) — protein sequence MNEKEKNGIFSLHKGKDNLSTHQKFDLLIDEYYCDLKEEKRERHSEKNIKEGDFVFKSVDRNKTDYARLDENDEPPIFTDLIENEKKIGTVRITNPISKIERRDELKDNYMKWLKTERLMRPNERRLEYEQMQEKYLESIKLTHDIKKDVKLAKAIKSHYPRGIVGVDSIYNENTVLYKDQHEEIKKKYEIKEKRLKEKGEVLEKHNQKNGNFLAFQENN from the exons atgaatgAGAAAGAAAAGAACGGAATTTTTTCCTTACACAAGGGAAAAGATAACTTGTCTACACACCAGAaattt GACTTATTGATTGATGAATATTATTGCGACttaaaagaagaaaaaagaGAAAGACATTctgaaaaaaatataaaggaaGGAGATTTTGTTTTTAAGTCTGTCGATAGAAATAAAACTGACTATGCG AGATTGGATGAAAATGACGAACCTCCTATATTTACAGATTTAATAGAAAACG aaaagaaaataGGAACCGTTCGTATAACAAATCCTATATCAAAAATAGAAAGG aGGGATGAGTTGAaagataattatatgaagTGGTTGAAGACTGAAAGATTGATG agACCTAATGAAAGAAGATTGGAATATGAGCAAATGCAGGAAAAATATTTGGAG AGCATAAAATTAACTcatgatataaaaaaagacGTTAAGCTTGCAAAGGCAATTAAATCACATTATCCTAGAGGAATCGTAG GAGTGgattctatatataatgagAACACTGTACTATATAAAGATCAGCATgaggaaataaaaaaaaaatacgagataaaagaaaagagattaaaagaaaaaggagaag TCTTGGAAAAGCATAACCAAAAAAATGGGAACTTTTTAGCATTTcaagaaaataattaa
- a CDS encoding histone deacetylase, with the protein MSNRKKVAYFHDPDIGSYYYGAGHPMKPQRIRMTHSLIVSYNLYKYMEVYRPHKSDVNELTLFHDYEYIDFLSSISLENYREFTYQLKRFNVGEATDCPVFDGLFQFQQSCAGASIDGASKLNHHCADICVNWSGGLHHAKMSEASGFCYINDIVLGILELLKYHARVMYIDIDVHHGDGVEEAFYVTHRVMTVSFHKFGDYFPGTGDITDVGVNHGKYYSVNVPLNDGMTDEAFVDLFKVVIDKCVQSYRPGAIIIQCGADSLTGDRLGRFNLTIKGHAKCVEHVRSYNIPLLVLGGGGYTIRNVSRCWAYETGVVLNKHHEMPDQISLNDYYDYYAPDFQLHLQPSNIPNYNSPEHLSRIKMKISENLRHIEHAPGVQFSYVPPDFFNSDIDDESDKNQYELKDDSGGGRAPGTRAKEHSTTHHLRRKNYDDDFFDLSDRDQSIVPY; encoded by the coding sequence atgtcTAATAGAAAAAAGGTTGCGTATTTCCATGACCCAGATATAGGTAGTTATTATTATGGAGCAGGTCATCCTATGAAGCCTCAACGAATACGTATGACCCATTCTTTAATAGTAtcttataatttatataaatatatggaaGTGTATAGGCCTCATAAAAGTGATGTAAATGAGTTAACGTTATTTCATGATTATGAATACATAGattttttatcatctaTATCTTTAGAAAATTATCGAGAATTTACATATCAATTAAAAAGATTTAATGTAGGAGAAGCAACAGATTGTCCTGTATTTGATGGTCTCTTTCAATTCCAACAGTCATGTGCTGGAGCTTCAATAGATGGCGCTTCAAAATTAAATCATCATTGTGCTGACATATGTGTGAATTGGTCAGGAGGATTGCATCATGCTAAAATGTCTGAAGCTAGTGgattttgttatataaatgatatagTGTTGGGTATTCtagaattattaaaatatcaTGCACGTGTCATGTATATAGATATTGATGTACATCATGGAGATGGAGTAGAAGAAGCTTTTTATGTAACACATCGTGTTATGACAGTATCTTTTCATAAATTTGGTGATTATTTTCCAGGTACAGGGGATATAACAGATGTAGGTGTTAATCATGGAAAATATTATAGTGTAAATGTACCTTTAAATGATGGTATGACTGATGAGGCTTTTGTAGATTTATTTAAAGTGGTTATAGACAAATGTGTTCAATCATATAGACCAGGAGcaattattattcaatGTGGTGCTGATAGTTTAACAGGTGATCGATTAGGAAGATTTAATTTAACTATTAAAGGTCATGCAAAATGTGTAGAACATGTAAGATCATACAATATACCTTTACTTGTTTTAGGTGGGGGTGGTTATACTATACGTAATGTATCTAGATGTTGGGCATATGAGACTGGGGTTGTTTTAAATAAACATCATGAAATGCCTGATCAAATTAGTTTAAatgattattatgattattacGCCCCAGATTTTCAATTACATCTTCAACCTTCTAATATACCTAATTATAACTCACCTGAACATTTAAGTAGaattaaaatgaaaatatcAGAAAATCTAAGACACATAGAACATGCTCCAGGTGTGCAATTTTCTTATGTCCCTCCCGACTTTTTCAATTCTGATATTGATGATGAGAGTGATAAAAATCAATATGAATTAAAAGATGATAGTGGAGGAGGTAGGGCACCAGGCACAAGAGCAAAGGAGCATTCAACCACACACCATTtgagaagaaaaaattacGACGATgatttttttgatttatcTGATAGGGATCAATCAATTGTACCATATTAA
- a CDS encoding protein phosphatase-beta → MKNCELSKRDLIFNNVINTKNNLKRLNKNVKGDLTYAEKKKTDTFLSIEQDKDKDSELDCGQSEKKYKISNEEQINNTCTNFNKEDNYNIYDNLSVKELSDEEVSSENEYNKKIKKNVLNNTINNQNSIEQYTKESLNDEQSFKNINEQNNNSSCKISYNVDEWICKLLKCELLKIEEVKLMCDLLIDILKNEENCVRINVPVTVAGDIHGQFFDLLELFHIGGLPPDVNYLFLGDYVDRGYYSCECFCLVACFKIKYPSRVTLLRGNHESRQITKVYGFYDECIRKYNNNNIVWKYLTDVFDYLPLTAIINDEIFCDHGGISPCLQTIDEINKLDRFKEIPQDGAICDLLWSDPAGPEDEITEGWKPSPRGAGVLFSEEKTEGFLRMNKLSCICRAHQLVQDGFQWMHNDKVVTIFSAPNYCYRCGNFASLMLVDEFMEKDFITFNTAPLRANAQALRRNVQYML, encoded by the exons ATGAAAAATTGTGAATTATCAAAACGAgatttaatttttaataatgtaataaataCAAAGAATAATTTAAAACGTCTAAATAAAAACGTAAAAGGAGATCTTACATATGctgaaaaaaaaaaaacagaTACTTTTTTAAGTATTGAACAAGATAAAGATAAAGATAGTGAACTAGATTGTGGACAatcagaaaaaaaatacaaaatatcaaatgaagaacaaataaataatacatgcacaaattttaataaagaagataattataatatatatgataatttatCTGTTAAAGAATTAAGCGATGAAGAAGTAAGCTCagaaaatgaatataataaaaagataaaaaaaaatgttttaaacaatacaataaataatcaaaatTCAATAGAACAATATACTAAAGAGTCCTTGAACGATGAACAAagttttaaaaatattaatgaacAAAACAACAATAGTTCATGCAAAATTTCTTATAATGTAGATGAATGGATTTGTAAATTGTTAAAATGTGAACTATTAAAAATCGAAGAAGTCAAATTAATGTGTGACCTCTTAAttgatattttaaaaaatgaagaaaattGTGTCAGAATTAATGTCCCTGTAACTGTTGCTGGAGATATTCATGGACAATTCTTCGATCTTTTGGAATTATTCCATATTg gaGGTTTACCACCTGATGtgaattatttattcttaGGCGATTACGTAGACAGAGGTTACTATTCATGTGAGTGTTTTTGCTTAGTTGCATGTTTTAAGATAAAATATCCAAGCAGGGTAACATTATTGCGAGGTAATCATGAGAGTAGACAGATAACAAAGGTATATGGTTTTTACGACGAATgtataagaaaatataataataacaacatAGTATGGAAATATTTAACGGATGTGTTTGATTATTTGCCCTTAACAGCaataataaatgatgaGATATTTTGTGACCATGGTGGTATATCTCCATGTTTGCAAACAATagatgaaataaataagttGGATAGATTTAAAGAGATACCTCAGGATGGAGCCATATGTGATTTATTGTGGAGTGACCCTGCTGGTCCTGAGGATGAAATAACAGAGGGTTGGAAACCTTCTCCTAGAGGAGCAGGAGTTTTATTTAGTGAGGAAAAAACGGAAGGTTTTTTACGTATGAACAAACTTTCTTGTATATGTAGGGCTCATCAATTAGTACAAGATGGATTTCAATGGATGCATAATGATAAGGTTGTTACAATTTTTAGTGCTCCTAATTATTGTTATCGTTGTGGTAATTTTGCTTCTTTAATGCTTGTAGATGAATTTATGGAAAAGGattttataacatttaaTACTGCTCCATTAAGAGCTAATGCTCAAGCTTTAAGAAGAAATGTTCAATATATGTTGTAA
- a CDS encoding putative rRNA processing and telomere maintaining methyltransferase (part of same gene as PGSY75_0925200B~gap found within coding sequence) — translation MTDINNKYSKLKVKKNKNQKKNNKKNDKKNTLLVSPNDKLNKEKRKENHKNINQKDIYNSNNNEHINEQNNKHIHLNNKKKKKKKNVQLINEKWINKKKKKKIINKKKNKSNNTNIYHNNNVNQDEEEEKKKNLFPYVSVLRQNVVNKNIHIDRTNDHYKYDYADLQNNKQKYKKKKKIEKNPEDIVNSSLFRYINEYMYTNNSAVVENKLNQTKNIFNIYHQGYKNQKNKWPHNPVSFIIKHLKKNFNMNNKIADLGCGEAEIARTLDGWDIISFDLIQYNHYVTPCNITQLPLNNNSYDCFVLSLSLMN, via the coding sequence atgactgatattaataataaatattccAAACTAAaagtgaaaaaaaataaaaaccaaaagaagaataacaaaaagaatgataaaaaaaatactcTTCTTGTAAGTCCTAATGATAAACTCAATAAAgagaaaagaaaagaaaaccacaagaatataaatcaaaaggatatatacaatagtaataataatgaacatataaatgaacaaaataataaacatatacatCTAAACaataagaaaaagaaaaagaaaaaaaatgtacagttaataaatgaaaaatggataaataaaaaaaaaaaaaaaaaaataataaataaaaaaaaaaataaaagtaataatactaatatatatcataataataatgtgaatcaagatgaagaagaagaaaaaaaaaagaaccTATTTCCTTATGTGAGTGTATTACGACAAAATgttgtaaataaaaatatccATATAGATCGAACAAATGatcattataaatatgattatgccgatttacaaaataataaacaaaaatataaaaaaaaaaaaaaaattgaaaaaaacCCAGAAGATATAGTTaattcttctttatttagatatatcaatgaatatatgtatacaaaTAATAGTGCAGTTgtagaaaataaattaaatcaaacgaaaaatatttttaatatatatcatcaaGGATATAAAAACCAAAAAAACAAATGGCCACATAATCCTGtatcttttataattaagcatttgaaaaaaaattttaacatgaataataaaattgCCGACTTAGGATGTGGAGAAGCAGAAATAGCAAGAACATTAGATGGATGGGATATAATTTCATTTGATCTAATTcaatataatcattatgTAACTCCTTGTAATATAACACAGTTGcctttaaataataattcgTATGATTGTTTTGTTTTATCACTATCTCTTATGAATA
- a CDS encoding hypothetical protein (conserved Plasmodium protein, unknown function): MEEGKWSYIMVSVVFYLCYFFYFLTYSYEIIFLFQTKIDYIVFCLLLITSLFSIYFCSKGLKYICTFLIAIISFIEIYEYTNNSPKNLYDEEFLKLFLLVRLFSAVNLVVFLHLHIKNLKIIKNDKLNNDKLNIDKASTVQSVAVSKNTHPEKNKNYYHNNNNPCNNYYNNQDNFLKSNTVTSTHNNLFKQDIPQIHQQTGVITSKTLPPENIYVLKHVSIPIIEKEIINKQTNLQNVYEMQTNDSFNHYKINHSCSKNNINENKTTEHIQTHNTNQNNNPYMNHIIQNNQVPSYTYEHPTVLQYYTPNFQTHNMGSNIQ, translated from the coding sequence ATGGAAGAAGGAAAGTGGTCGTATATAATGGTGAGCGTTGTTTTTTACTTgtgttattttttttattttttaacttatagttatgaaataatatttttgtttcaAACAAAAATTGattatattgtattttGTTTATTGCTCATCACGTCGttattttctatttatttttgttctAAAGGATTAAAGTATATATGCACTTTTCTTATAGCAATTATATCCTTTATTGaaatttatgaatatacaaataatagTCCAAAGAATTTATATGATGAAGAGTTCCtcaaattatttttattggTAAGATTATTCTCAGCTGTTAATTTAGTTGTATTCTTACATCtacacataaaaaatttaaaaattataaaaaatgacaaattaaataatgacAAATTAAATATTGACAAAGCATCAACTGTTCAATCTGTAGCTGTATCAAAAAATACACACCCcgaaaaaaataaaaattattatcataataataataaccCTTGCAATAACTATTATAACAACCAAGATAATTTCTTAAAATCCAATACAGTCACATCTAcacataataatttattcaAACAAGATATACCTCAGATTCATCAACAGACAGGAGTTATAACATCTAAAACATTACCACCAGAAAacatatatgttttaaaaCATGTATCTATACCAATCattgaaaaagaaataataaataaacaaacGAACCTTCAAAATGTATACGAAATGCAAACAAATGATTCTTTTAATCACTATAAAATTAATCATTCATGTtctaaaaataatataaatgaaaataaaacaaCAGAACATATACAAACACATAATACTAATCAGAATAATAATCCATACATgaatcatattattcaaaataatCAAGTCCCAAGTTACACATATGAACATCCAACTGTTCTTCAATATTATACACCAAATTTTCAAACACATAACATGGGAAGTAATATccaataa
- a CDS encoding putative rRNA processing and telomere maintaining methyltransferase (part of same gene as PGSY75_0925200A~gap found within coding sequence), producing LKKGASLIIAEVVSRFTNYKAFIKFMNNVGFKLSNKINLDDFFYVFFFEKNQEIDISSSTNEKRIKKVSSLLTPCIYKRR from the exons CTCAAAAAAGG aGCATCATTAATAATAGCTGAAGTAGTCAGTCGATTTACAAATTATAAAgcttttataaaatttatgaACAACGTTGGATTTAAACTATCAAACAAg ATAAATCTAGATGACTTTTTTTAcgtatttttttttgagaAGAATCAAGAGATAGATATTTCATCTAGCACAAACgaaaaaagaattaaaaagGTTTCTTCCTTATTGACCCcttgtatatataaaaggaGATAA
- a CDS encoding putative zinc binding protein (Yippee) translates to MGRSFKVLLNNYVYSCSECGNHLSDPSELVSTSFRGRTGPAWLFSKVINVCEGQYEDRMMTTGQHTIVDIYCNNCRNNVGWKYEDSSEESQKYKKGKYILEKALLSFLVIDHHGKEHEFELKSSDCDF, encoded by the exons atggGTAGATCATTTAAAGTACTcttaaataattatgtatacag CTGCTCCGAGTGTGGTAATCACTTGTCTGACCCCAGCGAACTTGTATCCACTTCTTTCAGAGGAAGAACAGGACCCGCTTGGCTTTTTTCAAAAGTAATAAATGTGTGTGAAGGACAATATGAAGATAGAATGATGACTACTGGTCAACATACAATTGTTGATATTTATTGTAATAATTGTAGAAATAATGTTGGATGGAAATATGAAGATTCCTCTGAAGAATCAcagaaatataaaaaagggAAATATATTCTAGAAAAAGCATTACTTTCCTTTTTAGTTATTGATCATCATGGCAAAGAACATGAATTTGAATTAAAGTCATCTGACTGTgatttttaa
- a CDS encoding putative proline--tRNA ligase produces the protein MLIKIIILISLFHHVIFSLQLVHLKKKRGNDFFVNNNILKRNVIKKKYRILSNKNKSYIGSNYIFNRVFNDNIKANGDKSSELLQRANYIRDVNGIYNILPLGLRVINKIIDFINKHLEKINSHCLSLSILQAKKLWNISDRAKLYSDEFLYVYKQKQPKNEKNAEECLKKKIEDDGYILSPTCEESSLSLLNQVYNENITTKCLPLLIHQYNYKFRNEKRFEKSLFKSKEFLMKDGYSFHANEKCLNETYEKYKECYKNIFEELKLSFNIIKKRKKDKMNALESHEFQVLCKDGKYKEAAHIFKLGDYYSNKLNIKYLDKKNEKKNILMGSYGIGIYRLLYFLIENFYDEDGIKLPEQVAPFSVYLIQTNQKSKYSATKISKILNIYKDSMKKKANISQQNDEQYNQGNNKCGNDTFKGDKINNDDNIYNDDNIYNDNTINNNDNTINNNDNTINNNDNNVETNNTFTYNPLTSNDIEYILTLWLFNTFKNKNVDVYYDDTDLHLSRKLKHCDLIGAPNRIIINLNNLDKKVKVPPNFYTYIDNTDNILLNKLYLTFQNITIEYKHRFSQEKKIMTIRELFKYFKFI, from the coding sequence atgttaattaaaattatcattttaataaGTTTGTTTCATCatgtaatattttcattGCAATTGgttcatttaaaaaaaaagagaggaaatgatttttttgtaaataataacattttaaaaagaaatgtgataaaaaagaaatatagAATTTTAAGTAATAAGAACAAATCTTATATTGGatcaaattatatatttaatagAGTATTTAATGACAATATAAAGGCAAATGGAGATAAATCTAGCGAACTTTTACAACGAGCTAATTATATAAGAGATGTTAATGggatatataatatattaccATTAGGTCTTCGtgtaataaataaaataattgattttataaataaacatttaGAAAAGATTAATTCTCATTGTCTGAGCTTAAGTATACTTCAAGCCAAAAAATTATGGAATATATCTGATAGAGCCAAATTATATAGTGatgaatttttatatgtatataaacAGAAACAACCAAAAAATGAGAAGAACGCAGAAGaatgtttaaaaaaaaaaatagaagaTGATGGATATATTTTAAGTCCAACATGTGAAGAATCTTCCTTATCTTTATTAAATCAAgtatataatgaaaatattacTACTAAGTGCTTACCCTTATTAATTCAtcaatataattataaatttagAAATGAAAAGAGATTCGAAAAAAGTTTATTTAAGAGTAAAGAATTCTTAATGAAAGATGGATATTCTTTCCATGCTAATGAAAAATGTTTAAATGAAacatatgaaaaatataaagaatgttataaaaatatttttgaagaattaaaattatcttttaatataattaaaaaaagaaaaaaagataaaatgAACGCTTTAGAAAGTCATGAATTTCAAGTACTATGTAAAGatggaaaatataaagaagcagctcatatttttaaattaggagattattattctaacaaattaaatataaaatatttagacaaaaaaaatgaaaaaaaaaatatacttaTGGGTTCTTATGGAATAGGTATATATCGtttattgtattttttGATAGAAAACTTTTATGATGAAGACGGAATTAAATTACCTGAACAAGTAGCACCCTTTTCAGTTTACTTAATACAAACAAATCAAAAAAGTAAATACTCAGCAACGAAAATTTCTAAaatattgaatatatataaagatagtatgaaaaaaaaagcaaaTATTTCACAACAAAATGATGAACAATATAATCAAGGGAATAACAAATGTGGAAATGACACATTTAAAGgtgataaaataaataatgatgataatatatataatgatgataatatatataatgataatacaataaataataatgataatacaataaataataatgataatacaataaataataatgataacAATGTTGAAACAAATAATACTTTCACATATAACCCTTTAACTAGCAACgatatagaatatatattaactCTATGGCTTTTTAATAcattcaaaaataaaaatgtagaTGTTTATTATGACGATACAGATTTACATTTGTCAAGAAAACTAAAACATTGTGATTTGATAGGAGCACCTAAcagaattattattaatttaaataatctGGATAAAAAAGTAAAAGTACCTCCAAACTTTTACACTTATATAGATAATActgataatattttattgaaTAAGTTATATTTAACGTTTCAAAATATTACCATAGAATATAAACATCGTTTTTcacaagaaaaaaaaatcatgACAATACGtgaattatttaaatattttaaatttatataa
- a CDS encoding thioredoxin-like protein 2 — protein MFFLQNLKRITNPKYLCTTIRRNVYTELNKIEDYLSKVNGNKLVVAQFGASWCAPCKKMKPLIEKLGEDNDNIESLYIDIDEFPELGENEDINELPTILLRKNGKYLDKIIGMNESELIKSVEKHKSD, from the exons atgttttttcTTCAAAACTTAAAAAGAATTACCAATCCAAAATATTTATGCACAACAATTAGAAGAAATGTGTATACA gaattaaataaaattgaGGATTATCTTAGTAAGGTTAATGGAAATAAATTGGTTGTTGCTCAGTTTGGTGCTTCATGGTGTGCCCCttgtaaaaaaatgaaaccactg atTGAAAAGCTGGGAGAAGATAACGATAACATTGaatctttatatatagacATTGACGAATTTCCAG AATTGGGtgaaaatgaagatattAACGAATTACCTACAATTTTGTTGAGGAAAAATGGGAAATATTTGGACAAGATTATAG gGATGAATGAGAGTGAGTTAATAAAATCTGTGGAAAAACATAAAAGTGAttga